The genomic interval TCAGATCCTTTGTGGCTGCGTAAAATTATAGGGTATTTTATCAACCGGCATGACAATAGTCAATGATAACCTTACGGCGCCCGGTATTAACATATTGAGTCTATATATATATTATGATATAATAACCACTCAAAATAGCCAAATATAAGGGTATGTATAAAGAAAAGTTAGCAATAATAGTTCCTACCAAAGACAGGCAAGACGAGCTTTTACGTCTTTTGGCCAGCGTCTTAAGGCAGGAATATAAGCCTTTCCAGATAGTGATAGTCGATGGAGGGAACTCCCCGGTAGAGAACGCTCTGAAGAGTTACTCCGGCCTCAATATCGACTATGTGCGTAAGGTCCCGCCGTCCCTGACAGCCCAGAGGAACGCGGGTATAGCCGCGCTCGACGGCGGCGTTACGCTGACGGCGTTCCTTGATGACGATATAGTGCTCGAAGACGGATCCTTGGAAAAGATGATGAGGTTCTGGGAAGAGGCCGATCCCGGCGTAGGGGGGGCGTCGTTCAATCTCGTCAATGAGATATACGAAAAACCGTCTCTTATCGAAAAATTTTTTATGGTGAAAGCGGATGAACCGAACGCCATTCTGCGTTCGGGATTCCAGGGCAAGGTAGCGTGCGTAGACCGCACGATACCGGCCCAATGGATGGTGGGCTGTGCCATGGTATTCAGGAAGAATATATTCGGAGAGTTCTCTTTTGATGAGCGTTTTTCGGGCTATGCCCGCTACGAGGACGTCGACTTCAGTTATAGCGTAAGTAAGAGATATAAGATGTATGTAGTCGCCGACGCGAAGGTCAGGCACCTCAACAGGCTGGAGGACGTCAATTTCAGTTTTCCGCTGGGCAGGATGGAGGTCCTGAACAGGCTGTATTTTGTAAGAAAACATAAAGACCTTTCTGTCCCGCTTTGTTATTGGGCGCTCTTCGGTATATTGCTGAATAATATAGCGAAAGGATTATTGAAGCCGGACCGGCGGTATTTTAACAGGGCAAGAGGTAATGTTGCCGGCTTTGTTGTTTCCGTTTTAGACCATGATGTTTTGAATAAGGGCTAAGGCATGCTTAAAGGCGAAGACATCATATGCATCTCCAGTATAGACTGGGACTTTATCTGGCAGGGCCACCAGGAGATAATGACTCGCTTCGCCAGGGGCGGGAACAGGGTATTCTTCATCGAGAATACGGGCGTGCGCGTCCCCACGTTAAAAGACATCCCGAGGATAAAGAGCAGGCTGAAGAATTGGCGTAAAGGGATAGGCGGTATCAGGAAGATCGAGGACAATCTCTATGTGTACTCGCCGCTGGTATTGCCTTTTCCTTATTCGCGCGTCGCGAGGCTGCTCAATAAAATGATAATTTTAGCCGCGATAACCAAATGGCTTAAGGCCATGAGGGTGAAGGCGCCGATAATCTGGACGTTCCTGCCTACGGGGCTGGCGCTGGACATAATGAAAGAGGTGGACCACAAGCTGTTGGTCTATTATTGCATAGATTCGTTCGTATCGAGCTCCTCCGCCGCGAGGAAGATAAGCCATACGGAGCATCTCGTTATAGAAAAGGCCGACCTCGTATTTGTTACATCGATGGAACTCAGGCGGCATTGTTCGCAATATAACGGTAATGTCCATAATTTCCCTTTCGGCGTGAACCTCGAGAATTTCGAAGCCGTGAGGAACGACCCGGGCACGAAAACGCCGGCCGATATGCCTCCCGCAAAAGGGCGCGTCATAGGATATATCGGCGGCATACACAAGTGGATAGATTTCGACCTGCTCGCTTTCCTGGCGGAGAAGAATCCCGGAGACGCTTTTGTATTGGTGGGGCCGGCGCAGGCGGACCTCTCGAAGATCAAAGATATAAAGAACATATTCATTCTGGGCCAGAAGCCCGCCGCCGAGGTGCCTCTCTATATAAAATATTTCGACGCATGTCTTATTCCGTACCTGATCACGGATTATACTAAAAATGTGTATCCGACGAAACTAAACGAATACCTGAGCATGGGTAAACCGGTCGTATCTACGCCGCTTCCGGAGGTCGTGGAATTCAACAAAGCCCACAAGGGTGTGATTTTAGTCGGGCGGGATAACGGCGATTTCGATATGAAGCTCCGCGAAGTCCTGAGCGGCGGGGGCGGGGCGCTTTCGAAAGTCCGGATAACGGAGGCGGAAAAGAATTCGTGGGCGTCTAAGGTCGAAGAGATGTCGTCTGTCATCTATAATGCGGAAGCCGTGAAGAGCGAAAGAACGCAGAAGGACTGGAGCAGTAATTTAAGGCGTATATACAAATCCACGAAGCGGGGCCTGATCAAGGCGGCCGTTGCCGCTCTCCTGATATATCTGGCGCTATTCAAGACAGGCGCCGGATGGTATCTTGGCGAACCTCTCGCGATATCCGACGCGCCTCAAAAGGCAGACTGTATATTAGTTCTCGGCGGAGGCGTGGGCGAATCGGGCAAGGCCGGCCAGGGATATGAAGAGAGGGTTTCGAAAGCCGTGGAACTTTATAAGAAAGGCTATTCCAAAAACATCATATATTCCACAGGCTACACCTATATACTCAAGGAGGCGGATGTCATGTCCGCGCTTTCGGAAGCTATGGGTATCGATAAACGCGATATAGTTATCGAAGACAAGTCCGTTAACACGCATGACAACATAGTGAACAGCGGAAAGATCATGGAGGGGAGGGGCTGGAAGAGCGCCCTAATCGTCAGCTCCAAATACCATATGAGGCGCGTAAAGCTTGTATGCGATAAGTCTATCCCGGGAGACAGGGTCCTGTTCATTCCCACGGCAAGCAGCTATTACTCCGGCGACAACATAACGTTCAGGCATATAGAAGGTTTCCTGCACGAATACCTGGGGATTTTATTTTACAAGATGAAAGGATATATTTAGGATATGCTTTTAGTCCTTGTCCTTGCGTTCGCGGTAAGACTCAGCGCTATATTGGCCCTGGGCCGGCACATCAGCCCGGAATTATGGGAGTACGATACCATAGCGCTCAATATACTTAAAGGCGAAGGCTATATATATCACGGCGTTTTCAACACCGATTACCGTTCTTTCGGCTATCCCGCGTATCCGTATATATCGGCGTTCTTCCATTATATGACGAACAGGAATTATTTCATCCTGGAGATGTTCCAGGTGGTACTGTCGGTCGGGATGTGCTGCCTTATTTACAGGATAGCGAAAAAGATCTTCGATGAGAGGACGGCGATAGTCTCTTCGCTCCTGGTCGCCCTGCATCCGGGTTTGATAGTATACACCACGAAGATACATGAACTGGTGCTTGTCGCGTTCCTGATATCGTTGACATTCTGGCTTATAATATCTATGGACCTCTCCAGGACGTCTAATAACGTCCTGATAGGCCTTCTCATAGGATTCGGAACGCTCACCAGGCCTACGCTGGTATTCTTTTTGCCGGTGTATATCCTGTATGTCTTCGCTTCGGCGCCGGCATTTAAAGGCCGCCTGAAGCAATGCCTGGTCGTAGCTGCGTGCGTTTTCATCGCGATACTTCCATGGACGATACGGAACTACGTCGTGCATAAAAAAATAATATTCATAACCACTATCTCGGCCGAGCAGTTTTGGCGCGGGAATAATCCTCTGGCGTCCGGGTCTGCCCTGACGCCCGGCGGCGACGCCATCATAAACGCAGCGCCGAAGGAATTCCTGGATAAACTTTACGGCATGGACGAGATTGGACAATACGGCTATTTTTACGGCGAGGCCTTCAAATTCATAAAGTCCAACCCGGCCCTTTTTATAAAATTGACGCTTAAGAAATTTTTATATTTCTGGACATTCTCGCCGCAGACAGGGATGAGGTATCCGGCCGCCTGGAAGGCCGTTTACGGGATATTTTACGCGGCGGTCCTGTTATTTTTCGCGGTCGGTTCATGGTTGGCCGTTAAAAAAGGAGGGGCGCTGGTCCCGTACGTCTTATCTATTTTTGCGCTGCTGTTATTCATATCGGCTGCGAACAGCCTCTATTATGTGGAGATGAGGCACAGGTGGGCTTTAGAACTCCTGATGCTGATATTCTCCGCTTACGGAGCCGTGTCCACGGTAGGGTTTTTGAGAAGGAACGCCCGATGGTAAAAGTATTGAGGGTAATAACGAGGTTGAATATCGGAGGGCCGGCGATCCACACTCTGTTATTGTCGAGCTCCCTGAACAACGGCGGCGGTTACAAAGATATCCTAGTTTGCGGGAGGGTGAGCGAATCGGAAGGGGACATGTCGTATCTTGCCAGGGAAAAGAACGTCGAGCCGGTCGTCATAGATGAGTTGGGCAGGGAGATATCGTTTGTGAAAGATACCAGGGCGTTCTTCAAACTGTGCGGAATAATGAAAAGAGAGCGGCCGGCTATCGTGCATACGCATACGGCCAAGGCGGGGACTCTTGGAAGGCTCGCGGCTATCCTGACAGGCGTCCCTGTGCGGATACATACCTTCCATGGGCATGTATTCGACGGATATTTCAGCCCCCACAAGGCAAAGGCTTTTGTATTAATAGAGAAATTCCTGGCGCGTTTTACGAGCAGGGTAATAATGGTGAGCGAAGGGGTAAGGAATGAGATCGTAAAAGAGTTAAAAGTAGCCTCGCCGTCCAAGAGCGTTGTGATACCTCTAGGCCTTGAGCTTGAGCAGTTCCTGGACAGCGAAAAGAGAAAAGGCGCGCTCAGGTTGATGCTTGGCATAGGAGGCGACGTCATGCTCATCGGCATCGTCGGCAGGCTCGTCCCGATAAAGAACCATAAGATGTTCCTGGACGCCGCGAAAAAAATATCGGATAGAAAGCTGTCCGCGAAGGTGAAATTCCTGGTCATAGGCGACGGGGAGCTGAAAGAGGACCTGGCGGTATACGCAAAGAAATTGGGCATAGAAAAGGACGTCATATTCACAGGATGGGTGCAGGACCTGCCCATGGTATACGCGGACCTTGACATAGTGGCTCTTACGTCATTGAACGAAGGCACGCCGGTATCGCTTATAGAGGCTATGGCGTCGGCGAGGGCTGTTATAGCTACCTCGGTCGGCGGTGTAGGCGACTTGATCGCCGACGGATCGAACGGCGTCCTGACCACGGCGCAGGACACGGATGGATTTTCCGGGAAACTTCTCGGCCTTATCGAGGACAGGAGCGGGCGCCTGGCCATGGGCGGCCGCGCCAGAGAATTCGTCAGGGACAGGTATTCGAAGCAGAGACTTGTCGGAGATATAAAGAAACTTTATGAAGAATGCTTGTATGAAAAAAAACAAGCGGGAGGAATAAAGAGATGAGAAATCTTATTACCGGCGGCGCGGGGTTTATCGGTTCGCATCTGGCGGAAGAGCTTTTAAATAAGGGCGAGGAGGTTACGGTTATCGACAACCTGTCGACCGGGGATATTAATAATATAGAGCACCTGAGATCGCATGCGAAATTTTCCTGCCATATCGATACCATAATGAACGAGAAGCTCATGAGGAGGCTGGTGAAGAATTGCGACTGTATTTATCATCTGGCCGCCGCGGTAGGAGTAAAATATATTATAGACAATCCGCTCGTCTCGATAGAGACTAACGTCAAGGGGACGGAGATGGTGCTTGGGCTTGCCAATGAACTGGGCAAGAAGAAGGTCGTCATCGCCTCCACGTCCGAAATATACGGGAAGGACAGGCCCGGCAAGCGCGAGTTTTCCGAGAGCGACGACAGGGTGCTTGGCCCTACCAGCATATCGAGATGGAGTTACTCCTGCACGAAGGCGATAGACGAATTCCTCGCGCTTGCGTATTGGAGAGAGAAGAAACTGCCGGTCGTTATAGTCAGGTTCTTCAACACCTGCGGGCCCAGACAGACGGGAAGATACGGCATGGTCATCCCGAGATTCGTGAAGCAGGCTCTTATGGGACAGCCGATAACCGTCTATGGCAGCGGCAGGCAGACGAGGAGCTTCACGTATGTCAAGGACGCGGTGAGGGCCATAATAGCTTTGGCTAAGCATCCCGGGGCTGTGGGGGAGCCGTTTAATATAGGCAACCCGAACGCCGTCACGATAAAGAAGCTGGCCGAAATGGTGAAGTCGCTCACCAAGTCAAAGTCCAGGATCGTATATGTGCCGTATGAAAAGGCTTACGAAAAAGGTTTTGAAGATATGATGCACAGAGTGCCTAATATCGGTAAGATAAAGAAACTTATAGGCTTTTATCCGGAATACGATCTGGATGAGATACTTGAGAGTATAATAAGTTATTTCAGGGAATAAGATGAATACCGCGGACTCCAAATACAGAAGCTTGAATAAGAGCATCTCTATAGTTATGCCGGCCTATAACGAAGAGCAAAATATTGAAAAGACCGTGAAGAAGTGCGCTCACCTCCTGGATAGCCTCGCGGTCAAAGGAGAGGTGGTAGTAACAGACGACGGGAGCGTCGACAGGACGAAAGAGATACTTAGCGGCCTGAAAGGAAAGATGGCAAACCTTGTGGTCGTTGAGCATAAAGAGAATAAAGGTTACGGCGCCAGCCTGAACGACGCCATCATAGCTTCTAAAGGAGACCTCATAGTCAGCATCGACTCCGACGGGCAATTCGATATAGATGAGCTGCCCTTGCTGCTGGACCGGTATATGGAAGGCCACCCGATAGTCGCCGGTTTCCGCAAAGAAAAGAAAGACTCGTTCTTTAAAGTATTTGCCGACAGATGCATGAACCTTATGGTGAACATGATGTTTGGTTTGAGGTTAAGGGACTCTAACTGCGCTTTCAAATTGTATGAAAGAGATATCATCAAGCCGGTGAAGGTAGAATCCATGGGGTTTTCCGCTCCTACCGAGATAATGGTTAAGCTCAAGACTAACGGGCATTCGTTCGCCGAGGTGGGTATAACCCATTCGGCGAGAGAGAAGGGTAAATCCGCCCTCAAACTTGTGGGCACAAGCTTAAATTTTTTCACATTCCTATTTTATCTGAAATTGAAACAGGGCCTGTACAGGAAGCGCGTGATCAATAACTTTTAAATAGAGAGGCACAAGATGGAAGACAGGA from Candidatus Omnitrophota bacterium carries:
- a CDS encoding glycosyltransferase, with product MYKEKLAIIVPTKDRQDELLRLLASVLRQEYKPFQIVIVDGGNSPVENALKSYSGLNIDYVRKVPPSLTAQRNAGIAALDGGVTLTAFLDDDIVLEDGSLEKMMRFWEEADPGVGGASFNLVNEIYEKPSLIEKFFMVKADEPNAILRSGFQGKVACVDRTIPAQWMVGCAMVFRKNIFGEFSFDERFSGYARYEDVDFSYSVSKRYKMYVVADAKVRHLNRLEDVNFSFPLGRMEVLNRLYFVRKHKDLSVPLCYWALFGILLNNIAKGLLKPDRRYFNRARGNVAGFVVSVLDHDVLNKG
- a CDS encoding ElyC/SanA/YdcF family protein; its protein translation is MLKGEDIICISSIDWDFIWQGHQEIMTRFARGGNRVFFIENTGVRVPTLKDIPRIKSRLKNWRKGIGGIRKIEDNLYVYSPLVLPFPYSRVARLLNKMIILAAITKWLKAMRVKAPIIWTFLPTGLALDIMKEVDHKLLVYYCIDSFVSSSSAARKISHTEHLVIEKADLVFVTSMELRRHCSQYNGNVHNFPFGVNLENFEAVRNDPGTKTPADMPPAKGRVIGYIGGIHKWIDFDLLAFLAEKNPGDAFVLVGPAQADLSKIKDIKNIFILGQKPAAEVPLYIKYFDACLIPYLITDYTKNVYPTKLNEYLSMGKPVVSTPLPEVVEFNKAHKGVILVGRDNGDFDMKLREVLSGGGGALSKVRITEAEKNSWASKVEEMSSVIYNAEAVKSERTQKDWSSNLRRIYKSTKRGLIKAAVAALLIYLALFKTGAGWYLGEPLAISDAPQKADCILVLGGGVGESGKAGQGYEERVSKAVELYKKGYSKNIIYSTGYTYILKEADVMSALSEAMGIDKRDIVIEDKSVNTHDNIVNSGKIMEGRGWKSALIVSSKYHMRRVKLVCDKSIPGDRVLFIPTASSYYSGDNITFRHIEGFLHEYLGILFYKMKGYI
- a CDS encoding glycosyltransferase family 39 protein, whose amino-acid sequence is MLLVLVLAFAVRLSAILALGRHISPELWEYDTIALNILKGEGYIYHGVFNTDYRSFGYPAYPYISAFFHYMTNRNYFILEMFQVVLSVGMCCLIYRIAKKIFDERTAIVSSLLVALHPGLIVYTTKIHELVLVAFLISLTFWLIISMDLSRTSNNVLIGLLIGFGTLTRPTLVFFLPVYILYVFASAPAFKGRLKQCLVVAACVFIAILPWTIRNYVVHKKIIFITTISAEQFWRGNNPLASGSALTPGGDAIINAAPKEFLDKLYGMDEIGQYGYFYGEAFKFIKSNPALFIKLTLKKFLYFWTFSPQTGMRYPAAWKAVYGIFYAAVLLFFAVGSWLAVKKGGALVPYVLSIFALLLFISAANSLYYVEMRHRWALELLMLIFSAYGAVSTVGFLRRNARW
- a CDS encoding glycosyltransferase family 4 protein, which produces MVKVLRVITRLNIGGPAIHTLLLSSSLNNGGGYKDILVCGRVSESEGDMSYLAREKNVEPVVIDELGREISFVKDTRAFFKLCGIMKRERPAIVHTHTAKAGTLGRLAAILTGVPVRIHTFHGHVFDGYFSPHKAKAFVLIEKFLARFTSRVIMVSEGVRNEIVKELKVASPSKSVVIPLGLELEQFLDSEKRKGALRLMLGIGGDVMLIGIVGRLVPIKNHKMFLDAAKKISDRKLSAKVKFLVIGDGELKEDLAVYAKKLGIEKDVIFTGWVQDLPMVYADLDIVALTSLNEGTPVSLIEAMASARAVIATSVGGVGDLIADGSNGVLTTAQDTDGFSGKLLGLIEDRSGRLAMGGRAREFVRDRYSKQRLVGDIKKLYEECLYEKKQAGGIKR
- a CDS encoding GDP-mannose 4,6-dehydratase, coding for MRNLITGGAGFIGSHLAEELLNKGEEVTVIDNLSTGDINNIEHLRSHAKFSCHIDTIMNEKLMRRLVKNCDCIYHLAAAVGVKYIIDNPLVSIETNVKGTEMVLGLANELGKKKVVIASTSEIYGKDRPGKREFSESDDRVLGPTSISRWSYSCTKAIDEFLALAYWREKKLPVVIVRFFNTCGPRQTGRYGMVIPRFVKQALMGQPITVYGSGRQTRSFTYVKDAVRAIIALAKHPGAVGEPFNIGNPNAVTIKKLAEMVKSLTKSKSRIVYVPYEKAYEKGFEDMMHRVPNIGKIKKLIGFYPEYDLDEILESIISYFRE
- a CDS encoding glycosyltransferase family 2 protein, with protein sequence MNTADSKYRSLNKSISIVMPAYNEEQNIEKTVKKCAHLLDSLAVKGEVVVTDDGSVDRTKEILSGLKGKMANLVVVEHKENKGYGASLNDAIIASKGDLIVSIDSDGQFDIDELPLLLDRYMEGHPIVAGFRKEKKDSFFKVFADRCMNLMVNMMFGLRLRDSNCAFKLYERDIIKPVKVESMGFSAPTEIMVKLKTNGHSFAEVGITHSAREKGKSALKLVGTSLNFFTFLFYLKLKQGLYRKRVINNF